A portion of the Stigmatella aurantiaca DW4/3-1 genome contains these proteins:
- the purH gene encoding bifunctional phosphoribosylaminoimidazolecarboxamide formyltransferase/IMP cyclohydrolase, with protein MLALLSVSDKRGLVPFAQGLARRGIQLLSTGGTLAALRAAGVAATPVSEHTQSPEILGGRVKTLHPRIHGGLLGRLEVEGDQAEMAAHGIPPISIVAVNLYPFRQTVASGASEPEVIEQIDIGGPAMVRAAAKNFRHVCVVVDPDDYEGVLAELEASGGVGEETRRRLMRKAFAHTAAYDAAIAGWLADQAQEPFPAELSLAFQKVQGLRYGENPHQRGAFYREHTAPAEPTVAFSKVLQGKELSYNNILDLDAALGLVLEFPEQPCAVIIKHNTPCGVAVDGQLVRAYRTARAIDEVSAFGGIVALNREVDEACAQALAETFLEAVIAPSYAPAALQLLGAKKNLRLLEAGPGLASPQARPRVQRDARSVSGGLLLQDRDAAEPPLDWKVVTRRTPTAEEEKALRFAWRICKHVKSNAIVFAQPQRLLAAGGGQTSRVDSVKIAALRGGQALQGSAVASDAFFPFRDGLDEAARAGATCVIQPGGSVRDAELIAAADEHNLAMVLTGVRHFRH; from the coding sequence GTGTTGGCTCTCCTCAGCGTTTCAGACAAACGCGGGCTGGTTCCCTTCGCGCAGGGCCTTGCCCGGCGTGGCATCCAGTTGTTGTCCACGGGTGGCACCTTGGCGGCGCTTCGGGCAGCAGGCGTGGCCGCCACCCCGGTTTCCGAGCACACCCAGAGCCCCGAAATCCTGGGCGGCCGGGTGAAGACGCTCCATCCGCGCATCCATGGAGGCCTTCTGGGCCGCCTCGAGGTGGAAGGGGACCAGGCGGAGATGGCCGCCCACGGCATCCCCCCCATCTCCATCGTGGCGGTGAACCTCTATCCCTTCCGGCAGACGGTGGCCTCCGGGGCGAGCGAGCCCGAGGTCATCGAGCAGATCGACATTGGTGGTCCGGCCATGGTGCGCGCGGCGGCGAAGAACTTCCGCCATGTCTGCGTGGTGGTGGACCCGGACGATTACGAGGGGGTGTTGGCGGAACTGGAGGCGTCGGGCGGGGTCGGCGAGGAGACGCGGCGCCGGTTGATGCGCAAGGCGTTCGCGCACACGGCCGCCTATGACGCGGCCATCGCCGGGTGGCTCGCGGACCAGGCCCAGGAGCCGTTCCCGGCCGAGCTGTCGCTCGCCTTCCAGAAGGTCCAGGGCCTGCGCTACGGCGAGAACCCCCACCAGCGGGGCGCCTTCTATCGGGAGCACACCGCGCCCGCCGAGCCCACGGTGGCCTTCTCCAAGGTACTCCAAGGTAAGGAGTTGTCTTACAACAACATCCTGGATCTCGACGCCGCGCTGGGGCTCGTCCTGGAGTTCCCCGAGCAGCCCTGCGCCGTCATCATCAAGCACAACACCCCCTGTGGGGTGGCGGTGGATGGGCAGCTGGTGCGTGCGTACCGCACGGCCCGGGCCATTGATGAGGTGTCCGCCTTTGGCGGCATCGTCGCGCTCAACCGCGAGGTGGATGAGGCCTGTGCCCAGGCGTTGGCCGAGACGTTCCTGGAGGCGGTCATCGCCCCCTCGTACGCGCCCGCCGCGCTCCAGTTGCTGGGGGCCAAGAAGAATCTGCGGCTGCTGGAGGCAGGCCCCGGGTTGGCTTCCCCGCAGGCGCGGCCCCGGGTTCAGCGGGATGCCCGGAGCGTCTCGGGCGGCCTGCTCCTTCAGGACAGGGATGCGGCCGAGCCCCCCTTGGACTGGAAGGTGGTCACCCGGCGGACCCCCACCGCCGAGGAGGAGAAGGCCCTGCGTTTCGCCTGGCGGATCTGCAAGCATGTCAAAAGCAACGCCATCGTCTTCGCCCAGCCGCAGCGGCTGCTCGCCGCGGGCGGAGGGCAGACCAGCCGTGTGGACTCGGTGAAGATCGCCGCGCTGCGCGGAGGGCAGGCCCTCCAGGGGAGCGCCGTGGCCTCGGATGCTTTCTTCCCCTTCCGGGACGGGCTGGACGAAGCGGCCCGCGCGGGGGCAACTTGTGTCATCCAGCCGGGTGGCTCGGTCCGTGACGCGGAGCTCATCGCCGCCGCCGACGAACACAATCTGGCGATGGTACTGACTGGAGTGCGACACTTCCGTCACTGA
- a CDS encoding LptF/LptG family permease, which produces MILLARYLLKELLAPLGVWVAFMFLLLFVMQFLLGTEVLLGSAVTLTDIGRLILYLTPHFLVKALPIAFLMAILLGLGRLSEDRELTALQALGISPVQLLLGPMAIGLLLAGLMALLAFTAQPWGLTSVKELVNEVIKKNVAGDVKSGVFYEDLSDLTLYAERVSREGGEWTHVLLHDDREPSSPLLVLAQRGRVSMREGDEALRLVLEEGEVHRATRSTADYSLLRFEQGEISVGLGGSMNRKSNRFRSQKEEMSPGELIQAAEEAEKSGGNPRPFLMAIHMRLGNAVAPLSFALLGTPLAIGRKQAGRAWGYLLTLSGYVLFYVLSRVFETLGNQEKLPMVLAAQLPNILFSVLGVVAMWRVSRSGTVR; this is translated from the coding sequence GTGATCCTGCTGGCCCGCTACCTCCTGAAGGAACTGCTGGCCCCCTTGGGCGTATGGGTGGCGTTCATGTTCCTGCTGCTGTTCGTCATGCAGTTCCTGCTGGGCACGGAGGTGTTGCTCGGCTCGGCGGTGACGCTGACGGACATCGGACGGCTGATCCTCTACCTGACCCCGCACTTCCTGGTGAAGGCCCTGCCCATCGCGTTCCTGATGGCCATTCTGCTCGGGCTGGGCCGGCTGAGCGAGGACCGGGAGCTGACCGCGCTCCAGGCACTGGGGATCAGCCCGGTGCAGCTGTTGCTGGGGCCCATGGCCATTGGCCTGTTGCTGGCGGGCTTGATGGCCTTGCTCGCCTTCACCGCCCAGCCCTGGGGGTTGACGAGCGTCAAGGAGCTGGTCAACGAGGTCATCAAGAAAAACGTGGCGGGGGATGTGAAGTCGGGCGTCTTCTACGAGGACTTGAGCGATTTGACGCTCTATGCCGAGCGCGTCTCTCGCGAGGGAGGCGAGTGGACGCACGTGCTGCTGCACGACGACCGGGAGCCCTCCTCGCCGTTGCTGGTGCTCGCGCAGCGCGGCCGGGTGAGCATGCGCGAGGGCGATGAGGCGCTGCGGCTGGTGCTGGAGGAGGGGGAGGTGCACCGCGCCACCCGGTCCACGGCGGATTACAGCCTGCTGCGCTTCGAGCAAGGCGAGATCTCCGTGGGGCTGGGCGGCTCGATGAACCGCAAGAGCAACCGCTTCCGCTCGCAGAAAGAAGAGATGTCTCCGGGAGAGCTGATCCAGGCGGCGGAGGAGGCGGAGAAGAGCGGGGGCAACCCGCGGCCGTTCCTGATGGCGATCCACATGCGCCTGGGCAATGCGGTGGCACCCCTCTCGTTCGCGCTGCTGGGCACGCCCCTGGCCATCGGGCGAAAGCAGGCGGGGCGGGCCTGGGGATACTTGCTGACGCTGAGCGGGTACGTGCTTTTCTATGTGCTGAGCCGCGTTTTCGAAACCCTGGGCAACCAGGAGAAGCTGCCGATGGTGCTGGCGGCCCAGTTGCCGAACATTCTCTTCAGCGTGCTGGGCGTGGTGGCCATGTGGCGCGTGAGCCGCTCGGGGACGGTGCGGTGA
- a CDS encoding tetratricopeptide repeat protein: MRIVCQKCAAAYAIEDRLISPKGVRAQCPRCRHLQLVKKDPTSAEAGAPEAAAPAPPAAAKAAARPAAAAPPAPAGDGLPGYGDGIGGSAPDPLFDGLIPSGPSWAPTGAAPGKPQGAARVGCRECNKPLTDPFDQAIGTCEDCRQKASPAGESAPAAAAPASAASNPFIDLPPLESIDMSGVSATGAPALGPEPRSSANRSQPPKPAYAAMPSPQNAKQGSEGGGGILLGLLLALVLVGGGAGGAYYFLVMKPQTEVVAKPVQPVAPPPVPSVIQAVLPRWELRFLDLSGTSAEKLEEGMKLLAQDQRSAYSEAEESFQQALLLDPRNDAAIAGYVQAAALGRGTSIDKNTFEEATLLVEAAEERAGRTPALLLAHANLMLTRPNQPEAIGQAKRLAEEVLTKGIDVDKAEAHVVLGRTYLKTSMGLANQHFDSALTLAPNLQRVTYYRALSHEAAGEYSLALEALKGRLDKDPEHWDSLAAMARIYLEVGEVEQARKLYESRAKGPDGDGRALLTLAVMRYQVDGNATAAAKELRALLKNRQRYGEREISEALVHLAAAERMAGNTEAGVKAAEEALGATKDLPAAYLQLFLAALGRGDATKAASSLAGFQGKTEDAALEKVLEGRLRLTERKPAEALELFQDALKLDSRREDALLLAGIAAASAGRRDDAFRSFFQALQSDPMRPMPRPVTTLYFLRPGETLVGMKGAILEMKKESMDVAPSLYEGLLLVHMGERPEAERLFREVYDLDPNNAGAAAYLSLLALHRGEGPRARTLGAQAVAVGRQQPIAHFANGLALQENKKWEPAKRSLRDALGLAPALLSAEVKLAEMEMTSNRTSARERLLKVAGLDPTYLAAKRLLFLLDRQG; this comes from the coding sequence ATGCGGATCGTCTGCCAGAAATGTGCGGCTGCTTATGCCATCGAAGATCGGCTGATTTCGCCGAAGGGGGTTCGTGCGCAGTGCCCCCGGTGTCGGCACCTTCAGCTCGTGAAGAAGGACCCCACGAGCGCGGAGGCCGGTGCGCCTGAGGCGGCTGCGCCCGCGCCGCCCGCCGCCGCGAAGGCCGCCGCTCGCCCTGCCGCGGCCGCGCCGCCCGCGCCGGCCGGCGATGGGTTGCCGGGCTACGGAGACGGTATCGGTGGGTCGGCACCCGATCCGTTGTTCGATGGGCTCATTCCCTCCGGGCCCTCCTGGGCTCCAACTGGAGCGGCTCCGGGCAAGCCCCAGGGCGCCGCGCGGGTGGGGTGCCGTGAGTGCAACAAGCCCCTGACGGATCCGTTCGATCAGGCGATCGGAACGTGTGAGGACTGTCGGCAGAAGGCGAGTCCCGCCGGGGAGAGCGCCCCGGCTGCCGCTGCCCCGGCGTCCGCGGCGAGCAATCCCTTCATCGATCTGCCCCCGCTCGAGTCCATCGACATGTCGGGCGTGTCCGCGACGGGCGCCCCCGCGCTGGGCCCCGAGCCGCGGAGCAGCGCCAACCGCTCCCAGCCGCCCAAGCCCGCCTATGCGGCGATGCCCTCGCCCCAGAACGCCAAGCAAGGCTCTGAGGGCGGGGGAGGCATCCTCCTCGGCCTGCTGCTGGCGTTGGTGCTGGTGGGAGGGGGCGCCGGGGGCGCCTACTACTTCCTGGTGATGAAGCCGCAGACCGAGGTGGTCGCGAAGCCCGTTCAGCCGGTGGCGCCGCCCCCCGTTCCCTCGGTCATTCAGGCCGTGCTGCCCCGCTGGGAACTGCGGTTCTTGGATCTGTCGGGCACCAGCGCGGAGAAGCTCGAAGAGGGCATGAAGTTGCTGGCCCAGGATCAGCGCTCCGCCTACTCGGAGGCCGAGGAGTCCTTCCAGCAGGCGTTGCTGCTCGATCCGCGCAACGACGCGGCCATCGCCGGGTACGTGCAGGCCGCGGCGCTCGGGCGAGGTACCAGCATCGACAAGAACACCTTCGAGGAAGCGACCTTGCTCGTCGAGGCCGCCGAGGAGCGAGCGGGCCGCACGCCGGCGCTGCTGCTGGCCCACGCGAACCTGATGCTGACACGCCCCAACCAGCCGGAGGCCATCGGCCAGGCCAAGCGGCTGGCGGAGGAGGTGTTGACCAAGGGCATCGACGTGGACAAGGCCGAAGCCCACGTGGTGCTGGGACGGACCTACCTCAAGACCTCCATGGGGCTGGCCAACCAGCACTTCGACTCGGCGCTCACGCTGGCGCCCAACCTCCAGCGCGTCACTTATTACCGGGCGCTGTCACACGAGGCGGCGGGTGAGTACTCCCTGGCACTCGAGGCGCTCAAGGGCCGTCTGGACAAGGATCCGGAGCACTGGGACAGTCTGGCCGCCATGGCGCGCATCTACCTGGAGGTCGGCGAGGTGGAGCAGGCCCGTAAGCTCTACGAGTCCCGTGCCAAGGGGCCGGATGGAGATGGACGCGCCCTCCTGACGTTGGCGGTGATGCGTTACCAGGTGGATGGGAACGCCACGGCGGCGGCCAAGGAGCTCCGCGCCCTGCTCAAGAACCGGCAGCGCTATGGCGAGCGTGAAATCTCCGAGGCGCTCGTTCACCTCGCCGCCGCCGAGCGCATGGCGGGCAACACCGAGGCGGGGGTGAAGGCGGCCGAAGAGGCCTTGGGCGCCACCAAGGATCTGCCCGCAGCGTACTTGCAGCTCTTCCTGGCCGCGCTCGGGCGCGGAGATGCCACCAAGGCGGCCTCGTCCCTGGCGGGCTTCCAGGGGAAGACCGAGGATGCCGCGCTGGAGAAGGTGCTGGAGGGCCGGTTGCGGCTGACCGAGCGCAAGCCCGCCGAGGCGCTGGAGTTGTTCCAGGATGCCCTCAAGCTCGACTCGCGCCGGGAGGATGCGCTGCTGCTGGCGGGCATTGCCGCGGCGAGCGCGGGCCGGCGGGATGATGCCTTCCGATCCTTCTTTCAGGCCCTCCAGTCCGATCCCATGCGTCCGATGCCTCGGCCGGTGACGACGCTCTACTTCCTGCGTCCGGGAGAGACGCTCGTGGGGATGAAGGGCGCCATCCTGGAGATGAAGAAAGAGTCCATGGACGTGGCGCCCTCCCTGTACGAGGGGCTCTTGCTGGTGCACATGGGCGAGCGTCCCGAGGCGGAGCGTCTGTTCCGCGAGGTGTACGATCTGGATCCCAACAACGCGGGTGCGGCGGCCTACCTGTCGCTGCTGGCCCTTCATCGCGGCGAGGGGCCCAGGGCCCGGACCTTGGGCGCGCAGGCGGTGGCCGTTGGGCGCCAGCAGCCCATCGCCCACTTCGCCAATGGGTTGGCACTCCAGGAGAACAAGAAGTGGGAACCGGCCAAGCGCTCCCTGCGGGATGCGCTGGGGCTTGCGCCCGCGTTGCTGTCCGCCGAAGTGAAGCTGGCGGAGATGGAGATGACCTCGAACCGGACCTCGGCCCGAGAGCGGCTCCTGAAGGTGGCGGGGTTGGATCCCACGTATCTGGCCGCCAAGCGCCTTCTCTTCCTGCTCGATCGTCAAGGGTGA
- a CDS encoding serine/threonine protein kinase: MTLSAGAQIGKYIVRRKLAEGGMAEIYLCTAQGAEGFEKEVVIKQVRPFLASDPGFVEMFIAEARLASRLNHANVVQIFDFAKHEDTYYLAMEYVRGCTLWDLRKKCKEQMEPIPSVLVAHIGVEVARGLHYAHRLRVNGEPLLLVHRDVTPHNVLLSFDGAVKLTDFGIAKAGNKMTSPGMLKGKFAYMSPEQSRGEAVDARTDVFALGIVLWEMLTGGRLFDGDSELAVLRAVQESVIPVPSRLNPGVPEELGEVVMKALRREVSARYQTAAEFERALAQCVLNHAQSVDDTDVGGFLRRLFGGAPSMMLQALSDQTQHAAAEAGPEEGRVPEAGIREPTAVLPGPRSRSAPNGSGRPSAPSPDEDVHAPTHRVSRRGGEPASSEAVRTPGQDPGLVPEPAQGGLDVPVKPSGARRKVSFRQVGRWTGLGLLALVAVLGGGVLVSSPRSAAPPPPSGERERALAFEKPATPPSAASPRASSPEPKPVMPSEAERAQAAEAKPPVATAAPLAKGRLVVKATPYATVLVNGRSLGEVLGRKVFPLAPGSYQLTLTHPKETRTESITIVPDGTVTREFRARMR, from the coding sequence TTGACGCTTTCCGCTGGAGCGCAGATCGGCAAGTACATCGTCCGCCGGAAGCTCGCCGAGGGCGGGATGGCGGAGATCTACCTGTGCACCGCCCAGGGGGCCGAAGGCTTCGAGAAGGAAGTCGTCATCAAGCAGGTGCGCCCGTTTCTCGCGAGCGATCCAGGCTTCGTGGAGATGTTCATCGCGGAGGCGCGGCTGGCCTCGCGGCTCAACCACGCCAACGTGGTGCAGATCTTCGATTTCGCGAAGCACGAGGACACGTACTACCTGGCGATGGAGTACGTGCGGGGCTGCACGCTCTGGGACCTGCGCAAGAAGTGCAAGGAGCAGATGGAGCCCATCCCCTCCGTGCTGGTGGCGCACATCGGGGTGGAGGTGGCGCGCGGCCTCCATTATGCGCACCGGCTCCGGGTGAACGGCGAGCCGCTCTTGCTGGTCCACCGGGATGTCACCCCGCACAACGTGCTGCTCTCGTTCGATGGGGCGGTGAAGCTCACCGACTTCGGGATTGCCAAGGCGGGCAACAAGATGACCTCGCCGGGCATGCTCAAGGGCAAGTTCGCGTACATGTCGCCCGAGCAATCCCGGGGAGAGGCCGTGGATGCGCGCACGGATGTCTTCGCGCTCGGCATCGTGCTCTGGGAGATGCTCACCGGAGGGCGGCTGTTCGATGGGGACTCGGAGCTCGCCGTGCTCCGGGCCGTTCAGGAGAGCGTCATCCCCGTGCCCTCCCGGCTCAACCCCGGGGTGCCGGAGGAACTGGGAGAAGTGGTGATGAAGGCGCTCCGCCGGGAGGTCTCGGCCCGTTACCAGACGGCGGCGGAGTTCGAGCGGGCGCTCGCCCAGTGCGTGCTGAACCATGCCCAGTCCGTGGATGATACGGACGTGGGGGGATTCCTGCGTCGGCTCTTCGGGGGAGCGCCCTCGATGATGTTGCAGGCCCTCTCCGACCAGACGCAGCACGCAGCGGCCGAGGCCGGTCCGGAAGAGGGCAGGGTGCCCGAGGCCGGGATCCGCGAGCCCACGGCCGTGCTGCCGGGCCCCCGGAGCCGCTCGGCTCCGAATGGCTCCGGGCGTCCATCTGCCCCCTCTCCCGACGAGGACGTTCACGCGCCCACGCATCGGGTGTCTCGCCGGGGCGGGGAGCCGGCCTCTTCCGAAGCGGTGAGGACCCCCGGCCAGGATCCCGGGCTCGTCCCCGAGCCCGCACAGGGGGGGCTCGACGTGCCCGTGAAGCCCTCGGGGGCTCGCCGGAAGGTTTCGTTCCGGCAGGTGGGGCGGTGGACCGGGCTGGGACTTTTGGCGCTCGTGGCCGTGCTGGGCGGGGGCGTCCTGGTCAGCTCCCCGCGGTCGGCCGCGCCGCCGCCTCCTTCGGGGGAGCGTGAGCGCGCCTTGGCCTTCGAGAAGCCTGCCACACCCCCTTCCGCAGCGTCTCCCCGCGCGTCCTCTCCGGAGCCCAAGCCGGTGATGCCTTCCGAGGCAGAAAGGGCGCAAGCCGCGGAAGCCAAGCCCCCCGTGGCCACGGCGGCCCCCCTCGCGAAGGGCCGCCTCGTCGTCAAGGCGACGCCGTATGCCACGGTGTTGGTGAATGGCCGCTCCCTCGGTGAGGTTCTGGGCCGCAAGGTCTTCCCTCTGGCGCCAGGCAGCTACCAGCTCACCTTGACGCACCCCAAGGAGACCCGGACTGAATCCATCACCATCGTTCCCGATGGAACGGTGACCCGGGAGTTCCGCGCCCGGATGCGCTGA
- a CDS encoding sigma factor-like helix-turn-helix DNA-binding protein: MSEVKQLEGEEEGAEEGKPSERRRSKTMSRKEMARDLRRRRLTGQVDPEESELLQNIDSQRPRTRADCVNGPRPCLFVSCKHNLYLDVNPETGSIKLNFPDKEIWELEHTCALDVAEKGGITLEEVGEIMNLTRERIRQVETRGLMKLREATEAEPPVSARKP; the protein is encoded by the coding sequence ATGTCGGAAGTGAAGCAGCTGGAGGGCGAGGAGGAGGGGGCGGAGGAGGGGAAGCCATCGGAGCGCCGCCGCTCGAAGACCATGTCGCGCAAGGAGATGGCGCGGGACCTGCGGCGCCGGCGGCTGACAGGGCAAGTGGACCCGGAGGAGTCGGAGCTCCTCCAGAACATCGATTCCCAACGGCCGCGCACCCGCGCGGACTGTGTGAACGGTCCCCGGCCGTGCCTGTTCGTCTCGTGTAAGCACAACCTGTACCTGGATGTGAACCCGGAGACGGGCTCCATCAAGCTCAACTTCCCGGACAAGGAAATCTGGGAGTTGGAGCACACCTGTGCCCTGGACGTGGCGGAGAAGGGGGGCATCACGCTGGAGGAGGTGGGAGAAATCATGAACCTCACCCGCGAGCGCATCCGCCAGGTGGAGACGCGTGGGCTGATGAAACTGCGCGAGGCGACCGAGGCCGAGCCTCCCGTTTCGGCCCGCAAGCCTTGA
- a CDS encoding MerR family transcriptional regulator, whose product MDAMDLLGPEDIERIERDHAGGLPASTILEIFRPCGVQLSEATFRKYVQAGLLPRSRRVGRKGKHQGSRGLYPVESVRRINAIKKMMAEGHTLEDIKRSFLFHKNHIDQLQRNLSEVLDGFQAELGDRPFAGAHRRTLEEQLANLRSRAQDLVRDVARLGSAVTAHADETGRSH is encoded by the coding sequence ATGGATGCGATGGACCTACTGGGCCCCGAGGACATTGAGCGGATCGAGCGCGACCACGCGGGCGGCCTGCCGGCGAGCACGATCCTGGAGATCTTCCGCCCCTGCGGCGTCCAGCTGTCCGAGGCGACGTTCCGCAAGTACGTCCAGGCGGGGTTGTTGCCGCGCAGCCGCCGTGTGGGCCGCAAGGGCAAGCACCAGGGCAGCCGGGGGCTCTACCCCGTGGAGTCCGTCCGGCGCATCAACGCCATCAAGAAGATGATGGCGGAGGGGCACACGCTGGAGGACATCAAGCGGTCATTCCTCTTCCACAAAAATCACATTGACCAACTCCAGAGAAATCTGTCCGAGGTGCTTGACGGCTTCCAGGCCGAGCTGGGAGACCGGCCGTTCGCAGGGGCCCACCGGCGGACGCTCGAGGAGCAGTTGGCAAACCTAAGGAGTCGCGCGCAGGATCTGGTGAGGGATGTGGCCCGGCTGGGCAGCGCCGTGACCGCACACGCAGACGAAACGGGCCGTTCGCATTAG
- the purD gene encoding phosphoribosylamine--glycine ligase translates to MKVLLLGSGGREHALAWKLARSPKLSALLCGPGNPGMARFGTQVPVKPDAPEAVVALAKREKVDLVVVGPEAPLVAGVADALIAEGIACFGPVAAAARLEGSKAFAKEVMAEAEVPTADFQVFDDVAAAEAYAVARGKIVVKADGLAAGKGVIVAPDVASARAAVRTVGAMGAASQRMVLEELLEGEEVSVIALCDGERYVLLPPAQDHKRVGEGDTGPNTGGMGAYCPAPFLSPEALARVGEEVIAPMLTVMRRRGAPFRGALYAGLMLTRSGPKVLEFNARFGDPETQVLMLQLGEDLLPLLEDCAHGRLEPRALTLEPGASVGIVLAAEGYPETPKRGQEILGLEKAPAGATVFVAGAEAKGGAIVTSGGRVLTVCARGDTLVEARARAYEAVAGIRFEGMHFRRDIGARGLRAAP, encoded by the coding sequence GTGAAGGTGCTTTTGTTGGGGTCTGGGGGCCGTGAGCACGCCCTGGCGTGGAAGCTGGCACGCAGCCCGAAGCTCTCGGCGTTGCTGTGTGGCCCCGGGAACCCGGGCATGGCCCGGTTTGGCACCCAGGTTCCGGTCAAGCCGGACGCGCCCGAGGCCGTGGTGGCCCTGGCGAAGCGGGAAAAGGTGGATCTGGTCGTGGTGGGGCCGGAGGCGCCGCTGGTGGCGGGTGTGGCGGACGCGCTGATCGCCGAGGGCATCGCCTGCTTCGGTCCGGTGGCGGCCGCCGCGCGGCTCGAGGGGTCCAAGGCCTTCGCCAAGGAAGTCATGGCCGAGGCAGAGGTGCCCACGGCGGACTTCCAGGTCTTCGATGATGTGGCCGCGGCCGAGGCCTATGCCGTGGCGCGCGGAAAGATCGTCGTCAAGGCGGACGGTCTGGCCGCGGGCAAGGGCGTCATCGTGGCGCCGGATGTGGCGTCCGCCCGGGCCGCGGTGAGGACCGTGGGGGCCATGGGGGCGGCCAGCCAGCGCATGGTGCTGGAGGAACTGCTGGAGGGCGAAGAGGTCTCCGTCATCGCGCTGTGCGACGGCGAGCGGTACGTGCTGTTGCCCCCCGCGCAGGACCACAAGCGGGTGGGGGAGGGGGACACGGGCCCGAACACGGGCGGCATGGGCGCGTACTGCCCGGCCCCGTTCCTGTCACCCGAGGCGCTGGCGCGGGTGGGCGAGGAGGTCATCGCCCCGATGCTCACGGTGATGCGTCGGCGGGGGGCTCCTTTTCGAGGCGCGCTGTACGCGGGGCTGATGCTCACGCGCAGCGGGCCCAAGGTGCTCGAGTTCAACGCGCGCTTCGGCGACCCCGAGACGCAGGTGCTGATGCTTCAGCTTGGGGAGGACCTGCTGCCCTTGCTGGAGGACTGTGCCCACGGACGGCTGGAGCCCCGGGCGCTCACGCTCGAGCCGGGCGCCTCGGTGGGCATCGTCCTGGCCGCCGAGGGCTACCCGGAGACGCCGAAGCGGGGCCAGGAGATTCTCGGGCTGGAGAAGGCTCCCGCGGGGGCCACGGTCTTCGTGGCGGGCGCCGAGGCGAAAGGCGGGGCGATTGTCACCTCTGGAGGCCGGGTGCTGACGGTCTGTGCGCGGGGAGACACCCTTGTGGAGGCGCGGGCCCGGGCCTATGAGGCCGTGGCGGGGATCCGCTTCGAGGGCATGCACTTTCGCCGCGATATCGGAGCGCGAGGATTGCGCGCGGCGCCGTGA